In Panacibacter ginsenosidivorans, the following proteins share a genomic window:
- a CDS encoding YciE/YciF ferroxidase family protein, with amino-acid sequence MAAHNQTITTLHNLLNYDAGKFTSAEAQLQQILPEWINKAGSIKLKNTLQRYLDFIGTHVQNIEGFFEEEKISSISLTNRIMHAYIEETQEKLSHCADTKVRDACLLACIQAINHFKISMYGTATAYANAVGMEKQAAIFHEAEINEKQIDDRLSQLAEHDVNMEARTTIVLPR; translated from the coding sequence ATGGCAGCACATAACCAAACCATCACCACTTTGCATAACCTGCTGAATTATGATGCAGGTAAGTTTACCAGTGCCGAAGCACAATTACAACAAATCCTGCCTGAATGGATAAATAAAGCAGGTTCTATAAAACTCAAAAACACATTGCAGCGCTATCTTGATTTTATAGGAACGCATGTTCAAAACATAGAAGGCTTTTTTGAAGAGGAGAAGATCAGTTCAATAAGTCTCACAAACCGTATCATGCATGCATATATAGAAGAAACACAGGAGAAGCTTTCTCATTGTGCAGATACAAAAGTTAGAGATGCGTGCCTGCTTGCATGTATACAGGCAATCAATCATTTTAAGATCAGTATGTATGGCACTGCTACTGCGTACGCCAATGCAGTTGGCATGGAAAAACAAGCAGCCATTTTTCACGAAGCTGAAATAAACGAAAAACAAATTGACGACCGCTTATCGCAATTGGCAGAGCATGATGTAAATATGGAAGCAAGAACAACTATTGTATTACCACGGTAA
- a CDS encoding helix-turn-helix domain-containing protein codes for MKQLYIKNMVCDRCIMSVRHQLDDLGLDYKNIQLGQVELSTEPSESQLQSFRDSLTINGFELLDDKKSKTVEKIKNAIVSLIHGKDADEFNLKLSAMLEQKLAMDYHYLTTLFSSVEGITIEKYAILQRIERVKELLMYDEKNLSEIAYEMGYSSTQHLSQQFKKVTGLTPTHFKELKENMRKPLDKI; via the coding sequence ATGAAACAGCTTTACATAAAAAATATGGTTTGCGACCGTTGCATTATGTCGGTAAGGCATCAATTGGATGATCTGGGTTTAGATTATAAAAACATTCAACTGGGACAGGTGGAATTAAGTACAGAGCCCAGTGAATCACAACTGCAAAGCTTTCGTGATAGTTTAACAATAAATGGTTTTGAATTACTGGATGATAAAAAATCAAAAACGGTTGAAAAGATCAAAAATGCAATTGTTTCATTGATCCATGGTAAGGATGCAGATGAGTTTAACCTGAAACTCTCAGCTATGCTGGAACAGAAACTGGCTATGGATTATCATTATCTTACCACATTATTTTCTTCGGTAGAAGGTATTACCATTGAAAAATATGCCATACTGCAAAGGATCGAAAGAGTAAAAGAACTGCTGATGTATGATGAAAAAAACCTGAGTGAAATTGCTTATGAAATGGGCTACAGCAGCACACAGCACCTTTCTCAACAATTTAAAAAAGTAACCGGGCTAACACCCACACATTTTAAAGAGCTTAAAGAAAACATGCGGAAACCTCTGGACAAAATATAA
- a CDS encoding heavy-metal-associated domain-containing protein: protein METLKFKTTIKCTGCVNKVTPFLNEAAGEDNWEVDLQNADKTLTVAAGEKTTADKVINALEQAGYKGERIN, encoded by the coding sequence ATGGAAACACTAAAATTCAAAACAACGATCAAATGCACAGGTTGCGTAAATAAGGTAACACCATTTTTAAACGAAGCAGCCGGAGAAGATAACTGGGAAGTGGATCTGCAAAATGCTGATAAGACATTGACAGTTGCAGCGGGTGAAAAAACAACAGCAGATAAAGTTATTAATGCTTTGGAGCAGGCAGGTTATAAAGGAGAAAGAATAAACTAA
- a CDS encoding MBL fold metallo-hydrolase, with the protein MEKTNSRFRLLRHATLLIEMAGKKILVDPMLSKKEAMAPVQNASNSNRMPLVDLPVDERELNTILDKTDAILVTHTHRDHWDIAAQQQINKEKMIICQPEDKVKIREQGFSNVESIDKVWQWNNIKIHRTNGQHGTGEIGKLMGTVSGYVLENNTEKLYIAGDTIWCPDVEEAITLHQPTHIVVNGGGAQFLEGGPITMTTNDVIKLSRLTKTNISVAHLETVNHCLQRRPHFRAAIVEHNLTNQVMIPNDGEWVTI; encoded by the coding sequence ATGGAAAAGACAAACAGCAGGTTCCGTTTATTAAGACACGCCACATTGTTGATTGAAATGGCAGGCAAAAAAATTTTAGTAGACCCCATGCTGAGTAAAAAAGAGGCGATGGCCCCGGTACAGAATGCTTCAAATTCAAACAGGATGCCTTTGGTAGATTTACCTGTTGACGAGCGGGAACTGAATACCATCCTGGATAAAACCGATGCGATACTCGTTACGCATACACATCGTGACCATTGGGATATTGCTGCGCAGCAACAGATAAATAAAGAAAAAATGATCATCTGTCAGCCTGAAGATAAAGTCAAAATACGCGAACAAGGTTTTAGCAATGTAGAGTCAATCGACAAGGTATGGCAGTGGAACAATATAAAAATTCACCGCACAAACGGGCAACACGGCACCGGAGAAATTGGAAAACTAATGGGAACGGTGTCGGGGTATGTACTTGAAAATAATACTGAAAAACTTTATATAGCCGGCGATACTATTTGGTGCCCCGATGTAGAAGAAGCTATTACATTACATCAACCCACCCATATTGTTGTTAATGGCGGAGGTGCTCAATTTCTGGAAGGCGGCCCTATTACAATGACCACTAATGATGTGATCAAACTATCACGGTTAACTAAAACAAACATATCTGTAGCGCATTTGGAAACAGTTAATCATTGTCTCCAGCGCAGGCCGCATTTCCGCGCAGCAATCGTAGAGCATAATCTTACCAACCAGGTGATGATCCCAAACGACGGGGAGTGGGTCACTATTTAA
- a CDS encoding YbhB/YbcL family Raf kinase inhibitor-like protein: MSDFTLHNEATRAVDFKPLKVNSTAFNNDGMIPVAFTCDGSNISPPLDIDHIPEEAKCLVLIVDDPDASVGTWVHWIVWNIPVTHHIKENQVHGIKGMNDFQQYDYSGPCPPSGTHHYFYKVYALDALLNLPANTRKPQLEKEMSKHIIAFGELVGLYKRDQ, translated from the coding sequence ATGAGCGATTTTACACTACATAATGAAGCTACGAGAGCTGTTGATTTTAAACCATTAAAAGTTAACAGTACTGCATTTAATAATGACGGAATGATTCCTGTTGCATTTACCTGCGATGGAAGTAATATTAGCCCACCGCTTGATATTGACCACATTCCTGAAGAAGCCAAATGTCTTGTATTGATTGTAGATGACCCCGATGCTTCTGTTGGTACCTGGGTACATTGGATAGTTTGGAATATTCCTGTAACGCATCACATCAAAGAAAACCAGGTGCATGGCATAAAAGGCATGAATGACTTTCAACAATATGATTATTCTGGTCCATGTCCACCATCGGGTACACACCATTATTTCTATAAAGTATATGCCCTTGATGCTTTACTTAATTTACCTGCAAACACAAGAAAACCCCAGTTAGAAAAGGAAATGAGTAAGCATATTATAGCATTTGGTGAACTGGTTGGATTGTATAAAAGAGATCAGTAA
- a CDS encoding heavy metal translocating P-type ATPase has product MASTRLHQCYEAPVASHSCTSSSLLIDVSRFGVNQNNIQLRADNITAGNPNNRTFVKRFFMEQELRIEKKISASRKSKTDFIKETFPVLDMTCAACAISVESMLKSVDGVKDAGVNFANQDAWVEYNPAVATPELLQNTVRSIGYDIVIEKENQQEIKEASQQKHYEAVKQRTIWSSVLSFPIVLIGMFFMEMPYANYIMLILATPVVFYFGRSFFINAWKQAKHRKSNMDTLVALSTGIAYLFSAFNTFFPEFWHARGLHAHVYFEAAAVVIAFISLGKMLEEKAKSNTSSAIKKLMGLQPKTVTLILENNQPREIPVQQVKVNDLLLVKPGEKIPVDGIVASGESFVDESMITGEPIPVEKNAGEKVFAGTINQKGSFQFKAEKVGAETLLAQIIKMVQEAQGSKAPVQKLVDKIAGIFVPVVIGISILTFIIWMLLGGDNAFTHGLLTAVTVLVIACPCALGLATPTAIMVGVGKGAENNILIKDAESLELAHKVTAILLDKTGTITEGKPEVTDMLFTEGFDADELQPILMAIEMQSEHPLAEAVVKQLRSFAVSPATVDKIESITGKGISALYQGKQYLAGNSKLIEENGITIDALQTSQVQLLQREAKTVVLFSADKKLAGIIAIADKIKKTSKEAIQKLQAEGIEVYMLTGDNKQTAAAIAAEVGLQHYKAEVLPADKAAFVKDLQQQGKIVAMVGDGINDSHALAQADVSIAMGKGSDIAMDVAKMTLITSDLNSIPKALKLSGKTVNTIKQNLFWAFIYNLIGIPIAAGVLYPINGFLLDPMIAGAAMALSSVSVVSNSLRLKFSKLL; this is encoded by the coding sequence ATGGCGAGTACCAGGCTGCATCAATGCTATGAGGCTCCTGTTGCGTCGCACTCTTGTACGTCCTCATCATTATTGATCGATGTCAGCAGGTTTGGCGTTAATCAAAATAATATACAATTACGAGCAGATAATATAACAGCTGGCAACCCAAACAACAGGACCTTTGTGAAAAGATTTTTTATGGAACAGGAATTAAGAATTGAAAAGAAAATCTCTGCCAGTAGAAAAAGTAAGACTGATTTTATTAAAGAAACATTCCCCGTATTAGATATGACCTGTGCTGCATGCGCAATAAGTGTAGAGTCTATGCTGAAATCTGTAGACGGCGTAAAAGATGCAGGTGTAAATTTTGCCAACCAGGATGCGTGGGTAGAATATAACCCGGCTGTTGCTACACCCGAACTTTTGCAAAACACTGTGCGCTCCATTGGTTATGACATTGTAATTGAAAAAGAAAACCAACAGGAAATTAAAGAAGCATCACAGCAAAAACATTACGAAGCAGTAAAGCAACGTACCATTTGGTCTTCCGTACTTTCATTTCCTATCGTGCTCATTGGTATGTTCTTTATGGAAATGCCTTATGCAAATTACATTATGCTGATATTGGCAACACCGGTGGTATTTTATTTTGGCCGCAGTTTTTTTATTAATGCATGGAAACAGGCTAAACATCGTAAATCAAACATGGATACACTGGTGGCATTGAGCACCGGTATTGCTTATTTATTCAGCGCCTTCAATACTTTTTTTCCTGAATTCTGGCATGCAAGAGGTTTACATGCACATGTATATTTTGAAGCAGCCGCAGTGGTGATCGCATTTATTTCGTTAGGTAAAATGCTGGAAGAAAAAGCCAAATCAAATACCTCATCCGCCATTAAAAAATTAATGGGCCTGCAACCTAAAACGGTAACATTGATTCTTGAAAATAATCAACCAAGGGAGATTCCCGTACAGCAGGTAAAAGTCAATGATTTGTTGCTGGTAAAACCGGGAGAAAAAATTCCCGTGGATGGTATTGTTGCAAGCGGTGAATCTTTTGTGGATGAAAGTATGATAACCGGTGAGCCTATACCCGTAGAAAAAAATGCAGGCGAAAAAGTTTTTGCGGGCACTATCAATCAAAAAGGAAGTTTTCAGTTCAAAGCAGAAAAAGTTGGCGCTGAAACTTTGCTGGCACAGATTATTAAAATGGTGCAGGAAGCACAAGGCAGTAAAGCACCTGTACAAAAACTGGTAGATAAAATTGCAGGCATTTTTGTGCCGGTTGTTATTGGTATTTCTATACTCACATTTATTATCTGGATGTTATTGGGCGGGGATAATGCATTTACACATGGTTTACTTACAGCAGTTACAGTATTGGTGATAGCATGCCCTTGTGCATTGGGTCTGGCTACACCTACAGCTATTATGGTTGGAGTGGGTAAAGGCGCAGAAAATAATATTCTTATTAAAGATGCAGAGAGTCTTGAATTGGCACATAAAGTAACGGCCATCCTTTTAGATAAAACAGGAACGATCACAGAAGGTAAACCTGAAGTGACAGATATGCTCTTTACAGAGGGCTTTGATGCGGATGAATTGCAACCAATATTGATGGCGATAGAAATGCAATCAGAACATCCGCTGGCAGAGGCAGTAGTAAAACAACTGAGATCATTTGCGGTATCACCCGCAACGGTTGATAAAATAGAAAGTATTACAGGCAAAGGCATATCAGCATTATACCAGGGTAAACAATACCTGGCAGGAAATAGCAAGCTCATAGAAGAAAACGGAATAACGATTGATGCGCTGCAGACCAGCCAGGTTCAGTTGCTGCAACGTGAAGCAAAGACGGTAGTATTATTCTCTGCTGATAAAAAACTGGCTGGTATAATAGCCATCGCCGATAAAATAAAAAAGACATCAAAGGAAGCCATCCAAAAACTACAGGCTGAAGGAATAGAAGTGTATATGCTTACCGGTGATAACAAACAAACTGCCGCAGCCATTGCTGCTGAAGTTGGCTTACAACACTATAAAGCCGAAGTGCTGCCCGCAGACAAAGCTGCATTCGTAAAAGACTTACAGCAACAGGGAAAAATAGTAGCAATGGTTGGAGATGGCATTAACGATAGTCATGCACTTGCACAGGCCGATGTAAGTATTGCCATGGGCAAAGGAAGCGATATAGCAATGGATGTAGCTAAAATGACATTAATTACTTCTGACCTCAATAGTATACCGAAAGCTTTAAAGCTCTCTGGGAAAACAGTAAACACCATCAAACAAAATTTATTCTGGGCATTCATTTATAATCTTATTGGGATTCCAATAGCAGCAGGAGTCTTATATCCCATCAACGGATTTTTACTTGATCCGATGATTGCAGGCGCTGCTATGGCATTAAGCAGTGTAAGTGTTGTAAGCAACAGCCTCCGGTTAAAATTTTCAAAACTTTTATAA
- a CDS encoding glucosamine-6-phosphate deaminase: MKINIYNDTHELGKAAGTTAAQLIREAIKQKGSANIILATGTSQFETLNQLITEKEIDWSKVVMFHLDEYIGLPITHPASFRKYLQERFISKVPKLKAAHLINGEANPQEECEKIGNLISKHPIDVALVGIGENGHLAFNDPPADFETEQPYIVVTLDEQCRKQQLGEGWFKSFDEVPTHAISMSVKQILRSKHIICSVPDERKAMAVKNSLEKPINNLYPATILQQHEDCTFYLDKFSSALLSKKTLA, from the coding sequence ATGAAGATTAATATTTATAATGACACACATGAATTAGGTAAAGCAGCAGGCACTACTGCAGCCCAATTAATACGTGAAGCCATTAAACAAAAAGGATCAGCAAATATTATTCTTGCAACAGGCACCAGCCAGTTCGAAACATTAAATCAATTGATAACAGAAAAAGAAATCGATTGGAGTAAAGTTGTTATGTTTCATCTCGATGAATATATTGGTTTGCCTATTACACATCCTGCGAGTTTCAGGAAATATTTACAGGAAAGATTTATATCAAAAGTTCCTAAATTAAAAGCTGCACATTTAATAAACGGAGAAGCGAATCCACAAGAGGAATGTGAAAAAATAGGAAATTTAATTTCAAAGCATCCCATAGATGTGGCGCTCGTTGGTATTGGAGAAAACGGTCATCTTGCATTCAACGACCCGCCTGCAGATTTTGAAACTGAACAGCCTTACATCGTTGTTACATTAGATGAACAGTGCCGCAAACAACAATTGGGTGAAGGTTGGTTTAAATCATTTGATGAAGTACCAACCCATGCAATCAGTATGTCTGTAAAACAAATACTGCGATCAAAACATATTATCTGTTCAGTACCGGATGAACGGAAAGCAATGGCTGTAAAAAACAGTTTGGAAAAACCAATCAATAATTTATATCCTGCAACTATTTTGCAACAGCATGAAGATTGTACTTTCTATCTTGATAAATTCTCTTCAGCACTTCTTTCCAAAAAGACATTGGCATGA
- the nagA gene encoding N-acetylglucosamine-6-phosphate deacetylase, translating to MNKQRLKIFNGKIITPDKIIDGGAVLITGDTITAISESGIEFEDAIEINANGKYISPGFIDIHVHGGGGHDFMDGTETAFLKIAETHAQYGTTSMLPTTLSASKTEILQTLAVYEDANRNNINGAQFLGMHLEGPYLSMNQCGAQDPKYIRDPNPEEYKEILSRSSSIKRWSAAPELKGAFEFANYIKSKGVLPALAHTDAIYEEAMAAFENGYTLATHLYSAMTGVTKRNAYRYAGVVEAAYLIDEMDVEIIADGIHLPAPLLKLVYKIKGADKTALITDAMRGAAMPEGESILGSLHNGLKVIIENGVAKLPDRSSFAGSVATADRLVRNMVNMAGIPLIDAVKMITATPARIMNVSDKKGTLAKDKDADIAIFDNNINIEMTVVKGKIIFKR from the coding sequence ATGAATAAGCAGCGCTTAAAAATATTCAATGGAAAAATTATAACACCAGATAAAATAATTGATGGTGGTGCTGTTCTTATAACCGGCGATACCATCACTGCTATAAGTGAATCAGGCATTGAGTTTGAAGATGCCATTGAAATAAATGCAAACGGCAAATATATTTCTCCTGGCTTTATTGATATACATGTACACGGTGGTGGCGGGCATGATTTCATGGATGGTACAGAAACTGCTTTTCTTAAAATTGCTGAAACACATGCACAGTATGGAACAACATCAATGTTGCCAACAACTTTGTCGGCAAGCAAAACAGAAATATTACAAACACTTGCTGTGTACGAAGATGCCAACAGGAATAACATCAATGGCGCACAATTCCTTGGTATGCATTTAGAAGGTCCATACTTATCCATGAACCAATGCGGTGCGCAGGATCCTAAATATATCAGAGATCCAAACCCTGAAGAATATAAAGAAATATTATCACGTTCATCATCAATAAAAAGATGGAGTGCCGCACCGGAATTAAAAGGAGCATTTGAATTTGCAAATTATATAAAATCAAAAGGAGTACTGCCAGCATTAGCGCATACTGATGCTATTTATGAAGAAGCTATGGCAGCATTTGAAAACGGTTATACACTTGCCACGCATTTGTATTCAGCTATGACTGGTGTTACCAAAAGAAATGCATACCGCTATGCCGGTGTGGTTGAAGCTGCATACCTAATTGATGAGATGGATGTGGAAATTATCGCAGATGGTATTCATCTTCCTGCGCCATTATTAAAGCTGGTATATAAAATAAAAGGTGCAGACAAAACTGCACTGATCACCGATGCTATGCGTGGCGCAGCCATGCCCGAAGGTGAAAGCATCTTAGGCAGTTTGCACAATGGTTTAAAAGTAATTATAGAAAATGGTGTGGCAAAACTCCCCGACCGCAGCTCTTTTGCAGGTAGTGTTGCAACAGCAGACCGGCTTGTAAGAAACATGGTAAACATGGCAGGCATTCCCCTGATCGATGCTGTAAAAATGATCACCGCTACACCTGCACGCATTATGAATGTATCAGATAAAAAAGGAACTTTAGCAAAAGATAAAGATGCTGACATTGCAATTTTTGATAACAATATCAATATTGAAATGACGGTTGTAAAAGGAAAAATAATTTTTAAACGTTAA
- a CDS encoding dienelactone hydrolase family protein: protein MDLQYNGEVHIPVDKTTVEGELIIPHNAGAVVIFSHGSGSSRFSVRNQIVAKFLQQKNFGTLLLDLLTKEEDRVYNNRFNIDLLTKRLAGATEWLERFPSAKECRIGYFGASTGAASALRAATMLPQIQAVVSRGGRPDLAMNDLKKVQSPTLLIVGSLDIDVLQLNKHAYLQLTCEKKLEVVDGATHLFEEPGKMDIVSGLAAKWFEKYLHSATQET from the coding sequence ATGGATCTGCAATATAACGGCGAGGTACACATTCCCGTTGATAAAACAACAGTAGAGGGTGAATTGATCATTCCACATAATGCAGGTGCTGTTGTAATTTTTTCACACGGCAGCGGCAGCAGCAGGTTTAGCGTGCGTAATCAAATTGTCGCAAAATTTCTGCAGCAAAAAAACTTTGGGACGTTACTGTTAGATCTGCTTACCAAAGAAGAAGACAGGGTTTATAATAATCGTTTTAATATTGACCTGCTTACAAAAAGATTAGCCGGTGCGACTGAGTGGCTGGAAAGATTCCCATCCGCAAAAGAATGTCGCATCGGTTATTTTGGCGCCAGTACAGGCGCCGCGTCTGCTTTAAGGGCTGCAACTATGTTGCCACAAATACAAGCCGTAGTTTCCAGGGGAGGCAGGCCTGATTTAGCGATGAACGATTTAAAAAAAGTTCAGTCGCCTACACTATTGATTGTTGGCAGTTTAGACATTGATGTGTTGCAATTAAACAAGCATGCCTATTTGCAATTAACATGTGAAAAGAAATTAGAAGTGGTGGATGGCGCCACTCATTTGTTTGAAGAACCAGGTAAAATGGATATTGTTTCCGGACTGGCTGCTAAATGGTTTGAAAAGTATTTGCATTCTGCAACACAAGAAACATAA
- a CDS encoding erythromycin esterase family protein translates to MRRYFTKEVLFDEHAAISTIKQKAHPLQSKVDLQPLFNRIGDSRIVMLGEASHGTHEYYTWRAHITKRLIEEKGFNFIAVEGDWPDCYRLNRFIKGYDADNKSAFKVLRAFNRWPTWMWANWEIIALADWLRQYNIGLAANKKSGFYGLDVYSLWESMESIMRYLQKTDKAALKVAEEAYHCFEPYKKDEGQAYARALQFVPELCENEVVHLLKEIQRKLPSYNTDHENVFNAEQNALVTVNAEKYYRAMIKGGPHSWNVRDRHMADTLERLLTFHGPNSKVIVWEHNTHIGDARATDMIDEGMFNIGELARMQHHEKGVVLVGFGSYKGSVMAGRSWGAPMHSIQMPEAEKGSWEYLLHKAGAANKLLMMDDFMTDVFMENHIGHRAIGVVYNPRYEQYGNYVPTILPMRYDAFIYLDETKALHPLHIEPDGAQMPETYPFGV, encoded by the coding sequence ATGCGACGCTATTTTACAAAAGAAGTATTGTTTGATGAACATGCAGCGATAAGCACCATCAAACAAAAGGCGCACCCTTTACAAAGCAAAGTTGATCTGCAACCATTATTCAACCGAATAGGTGATTCAAGAATTGTAATGCTGGGTGAGGCAAGTCATGGTACACATGAGTATTATACCTGGAGGGCACATATCACTAAACGGCTGATAGAAGAAAAGGGTTTTAATTTTATTGCAGTGGAAGGAGACTGGCCTGATTGTTACAGGTTGAATCGTTTTATAAAGGGATATGATGCAGATAATAAAAGTGCATTTAAAGTTTTACGCGCGTTTAACAGATGGCCTACATGGATGTGGGCTAACTGGGAAATAATAGCCCTGGCTGATTGGTTAAGACAATACAATATAGGATTAGCTGCTAATAAGAAAAGCGGATTTTATGGTCTGGATGTGTATAGTCTTTGGGAGAGTATGGAAAGTATTATGCGGTACCTGCAAAAAACAGACAAGGCTGCATTGAAAGTTGCAGAAGAAGCTTACCATTGTTTTGAACCTTATAAGAAAGATGAAGGCCAAGCTTATGCAAGGGCTTTGCAGTTTGTGCCTGAATTATGCGAAAATGAAGTGGTGCATTTACTGAAAGAGATACAACGAAAATTACCTAGTTACAATACAGATCATGAAAATGTTTTTAATGCAGAACAGAATGCATTGGTAACAGTGAATGCTGAAAAATATTATCGTGCCATGATCAAAGGAGGGCCGCATAGCTGGAACGTTCGTGACAGGCATATGGCCGATACACTGGAACGTTTACTGACATTCCATGGTCCCAATTCAAAAGTAATTGTATGGGAGCATAACACACATATTGGCGATGCAAGGGCAACAGATATGATTGATGAAGGCATGTTTAATATTGGTGAACTGGCAAGAATGCAGCACCACGAAAAAGGCGTAGTACTTGTAGGCTTTGGTTCATACAAAGGTTCTGTAATGGCAGGTCGAAGCTGGGGCGCTCCTATGCATAGCATACAAATGCCAGAAGCAGAAAAGGGAAGCTGGGAATATTTATTACATAAAGCCGGTGCAGCAAATAAATTACTAATGATGGATGATTTTATGACTGATGTGTTTATGGAAAATCATATTGGTCACCGTGCTATTGGTGTAGTGTATAACCCCCGGTATGAGCAATATGGAAATTATGTGCCTACTATTTTGCCTATGCGTTACGATGCATTTATTTACCTGGATGAAACCAAAGCATTGCACCCGTTGCATATAGAACCTGATGGTGCACAAATGCCGGAAACATATCCTTTTGGTGTGTGA